ttaaaaaaaatctcaagacCACCTCTCAGTAGCCCAAGCATTTTCTTAGATCTTAATATAGGAAACACTCAGAAACAACACGTGTTAGACACAGAactaaaattgtaaaaataaatcattcatttaaattaaaaatacatgacaaaaattacaaaactatCTTTCACTCAAATCACtgcaagttttaaaaaaaaaaaactaaataaaattataaaactaaattattcaCTAGAATTggtataagttaaaaaaaaatatggtgccCAATCAAGATGGTAAGAGTTCGTGGGGTTGAGAGCGATGTATTTTGATGTATTGTATTTTTTCATAGAGATGTATTGTCATATCTGTCACCATTGCATCAACTGAAATATTGATGTGTTGTGAGGAGAGTTTCCCTTATACGTAAGAGGTGGAGAGTGTCGTTTATGACCCACCAAGTGCCTATGTAACATAATCTGCCCAAAGAGAAGGAAACAATTTAGCACATCTGTTAGCAAAGAGTGGTATACAGAGGGATGAGGAACTTTACTGGATGGAAGATGTTCCTGCTGAGTTATTACTTTTTGTAGCAAAGGAGAAACCTTGTAATGAGCCATGCTCAGTTATCACTCAATGAAATGAAATCAGAGTTTGtttgatcaaaaaaaaaaaaaaaaaaaaaacacatactCTGCCCCAAAAAGCTGaaaacaaaaggagaaaaaattgTCAATGTAATTGAGAATATAATATAACCTCAACTCTGATTTTTCAGTGATTAAAAATCCATCAACAAtgattaaaaacataaaatctacaaattaaaaaattaaaaatcagatTCGAATCAGATTCGGGTGGGCTAAttgcatgttattatattatagtattatatgttattatatattagtctttatatattagtattacatgttattataaatttatacattaatgtttatacattagtattatatgttattataaacTTATACACTAGTGTTtgtacataagacattagtattaaatattattatacgtTAGTTATTAtgtatagtattacatattattatatattagtgtttatacataagtattacatgttattatacattaatgTTACATGTTAGAAATAGTATGgtgtttatatatactaaactattattacTCAATTTAGTCTATCTATATTATAGGATAAGCATactatttaataatactttactcatactagtatattattgaatttaactaattatataagttataattgtataaaatatacatgattaatatataaaaaatacatatatatttttttataaaatatgtacaatattGAAATTGGAGTCAAAAGACAAAGTCAGAGtcgaattttcaaatttttactcaACCTTACTCATATCTCTATCTATTTTTGGATGGGAAACAAGGAGTATAAATGGGATCTAAATTATAGTATTATAagaatgaatttttgtttttcctttgccTTAAGCCTTCACCTTGGCTTTGTTCTTGACTATGCTTGACAAGGGATTCACATttgagtttcttcttttttcttttattatttctttctctctttgctttttttttaaaaatttttttttaacaataatggGCAAAGATTTTTGGGGATGTTTGGGAAAAGAGGGAAGATGAAAAATCtgtagataataataaaataatttgtgaatacgAAATTGTTTTAGTTGAggtgttttattggattttgagaaattaaagagaaaaaattgaataaaaatattatgaaattaaaatgatattagaatattatttttattttgaaatttgaaaatgctaaattgaaaattataataattagatgaaaaagttgaagatttgaaattgaaaaatatttatgtttgaatgatgtttgaaaaagaaattatgagaatttttaatatgagatgagatgtaatGTGTTTCCAAACAATCccttaaatttttgaaattggtttcttttttcttttttaaagaaggGTAGTGATAGGGTTACTACCCATCTACTACTTATGTgtatttcagattttttatttttattttttttcattttcttttaaggatttttttaacatccttaattattaagaaaaaattaaaaaaatatataactttactactattcactttcttaatcattaagtaaaataaaaaattataaaaaaaattaaataaaaaaagagtaataaataAGTAGTAATGGAATGGTAAtgctatcattttccttagaaGGGCTGTGTACCCATAGTTTAGCATATGGATAAGCCCCTCTCTACACGTGAATGGGGATTATGCAACTAGACCTAAATTACAAGTTGAAGTTAAACAAGTAGGTAGTactaatttctcaaattttaatatGTCCATTACCGTATCAACTAATTTTTGAAATGCCATTGCCACAACAATGGTGATCGACACAGTTTAATAAAAATCTCTCCAGACTTGAGTCAATTCAaaggaaaatacttttttttttttttgataaattcaaaggaaaaatactttagacataaaaaaataaattttgttaaagTCAAATACTAATCTGCATCCTAATACTAAttcatttatattcaaaatttaaattaataatgttttcaataaaatttattttttaacaaatcacattaaattggtacatatattagtgtataattgtacttgcaactagattttttctaaaaaaaatatacaaaagtaaatttacaaactgatataacttaatatgatacgttagattgtaaagttacttttattgtaaaataaaactaatgaaTCTTatgaaatcacattaatttgtatatttgtttttatgtaatctctttattTCAAAAGGGAGTACTATGTAGTGTCTACAGAAAGCATGCCTGCTACAGTTGTCGGGAATGAGGCAGCTAGTCCTAGAAGCCAAGTGGACTTCCCACAGCGCTTTTTTTGCATTTTATAACTGACAATAAATTCAAGAAGAAATAGAGGCACCGGCTTCAGGATTGTAAACtttttttggttgaaaaaaaaggaacaatttttATTATTCCATGAGATAAAATACCACGAACCACTGACATATTGACtacaatgaaaatgaaattctCATAAGCTGAACTAAAACATACTACCAGTAACCACTCCCAAAAAAACCACTCTAAAGCTAAGACAATAACGTAATATTAACTACCCTGTTGTAATCGAAAATATACCAAAACTGATGCAGAGATCACAGGAAGGATCTGATGATTCTAAGCCACTTCTATAATGCCCATTAGATTGGGATCCTCATTCTTCAGTCATACAGATTTTTGGCGGACTGCGTTCTTGACTTTTTGTTTTCATGCTTCAAGTTTTTCTCAACGTACATCTCATTTTTAGATATGGCTTTTTCTATGGATTTGGTCTTTCGGACATTTTTCGATCTCTTCATTGGTCTCCCCTTCTTCACCTTTCTGTtaagaaaataagtttatgaatGCAGGAGGcagaaagagaagaaattgaAGATTCAAGTAGCAACTACATTTGaaaccaaataaaaagaaacttaaAAGTACATTTTAATCAGGAAAAAGAACAGCCAATGCCAATGGATAGAATAAAACTCATAAAGGTGAATGGAATTGTTGTCGACAGATTTTAAATTTAGCTGTACTTCTAATTAATCAAAGAAAAGTTATGGAATACAAACACCCGTTGAAAGGCAGGAAACAATAATCAGATAGGCAGAAACACACAACTAATTCAAACCTAGCGATTCAAAAGATACATACCCATATCAGACCATAGACTACATAAGGCCAGAATAAAGGAATAGCAGCCCACGCATCTAGAATTTAATTCATCTCCTAAGGTCTTTTCAACACCAGAACTACATTTAGTGTGAATCTTTAATTCATGGCTCCCCTCCCCAATATGCAACTTGAATTATGTTTATGATATCTCTGTCGTTTACACTACCACATATAGCAGTTAAATACACaaacataattgaaaaaataaatatataagcaTAAAAATTTTAGTGGGGGCACGTTAGGCGGCCCCCAAAGGTAAATTCATGAGCCTGATACTGTTACTAGCATTGTGATGTAAACAGCCTAAATCGTCAGAAACAAGAACGGAACTCCATGCATACAAGCACAGGTACAATGTACACACGCATATGATAAGAAAAAACACATAATTTAGACCGACAAGGGATccttcacaaattttcaccgtGATTGGGTTGGATGGTGAATACTTACTTAATTGCAGCACCAGAAGCGGGATTCTGAGCTCCAGACTCTAACGTGTCCATTGCTGCATAAAACAATGAAAAAGGCatataattaattctaaaacGATCACAAAAATTCgcaatcaaaacaaaaagaaatatagCAATGATAGTACAAATACCACTTGTATAATACAGACTTAAAAGGAGTACCTTGAGGTAGATCTGCAACAGTCTCTTCGGATATATCCATTGAAACGTCAGCTTTTCGCTTCTTCTTGTTCCTGTTCTTCGCCATCGCCGAGTTTGAGAGACAGacggactctctctctctctcgctcgctCTGCGTCGAGGTTTATTGAAGGCAAGAGCCCTAGCTCAAATGAAAGCGCTACTCTCTAGGGAAGGAATGGGCCGAGGCCCGCGTTTATTCGGTTGTATTTTAGTAACTCGGGCCGGGCTCAGGGTTTCGTAATTTGCAAAAGAccgaaacaacaacaaaaatattgCATCACATTCGGCAAACAATGAACAGAAATACTGCACGCTTTTCCATGTACACAACAAACATTCCCAACACACCATTAAATTGAATGTCGTACCTCGTAGAGTTCCAATGATGCACCGAGAATTAATAGTGGCCCATTGTTACCATTTTTAGGCACTCATTGAAACCTGGACCCAACCTCTGTCTAACAGAGAGTCCATATATCCCACCTGTGCAGGTGCATTTATGGTGTCCAATCTAATTCTAATTTGCATGCTCATCAATCGTGCCCCTGCTTTTAGCATTAAGTAATGGCCAAACCAGATATTGGTGTCCCATCGTCTAAATAAATGATTGTCATGCACAAACAGCAGCTCCTTCCAATATTGTTTGGGGTTTTTCTTCTTGGCAACATCCGGCTAGCTACTTCTTGGGGACCCATTTAATTGCCAGGTGTCGATCTTTGGCAACTAAAATCAATAGTTCAAATCTTCTTTGCCGGGTATCAAACTCAAATGTATGTTTATTATTGACAATATGTATGTTTAAgggacaataaatatttgtttttaccATACAGTTAGAGGTGAATATGGAGAAATGTCAAAGGGGAGACCACAAATCCATTACCTTTTTTATAGACGCTTACCAatcttaatattaaaaaaaaaaaaaaaaaaaaaaagaactcggTTACATGAACCAAAGGGTTCACAGTGGGCCCCATGACCAACTACAGAGCATGTTTCTCAATAGTTAGTTGCTGTGAAGTGGTAACCTATTGTTCATCTAACAGGCTTGTGTTAGAAGTGTCGAGGGATGGGACCATTGTTACAAAGAATTAACTTTGTGTCAGTTTGGGTATGTTCAAATGAATGGGATTGTGACTTGGTTGTAAGCCTCTTTAGTTGAAGGCCCACTCATGTTATGTCACACGTCGTTACTAAGAGAATTTTTCAGtaataatttaatgcaattatatat
This Carya illinoinensis cultivar Pawnee chromosome 11, C.illinoinensisPawnee_v1, whole genome shotgun sequence DNA region includes the following protein-coding sequences:
- the LOC122280691 gene encoding uncharacterized protein LOC122280691, whose amino-acid sequence is MAKNRNKKKRKADVSMDISEETVADLPQAMDTLESGAQNPASGAAIKKVKKGRPMKRSKNVRKTKSIEKAISKNEMYVEKNLKHENKKSRTQSAKNLYD